One Impatiens glandulifera unplaced genomic scaffold, dImpGla2.1, whole genome shotgun sequence DNA window includes the following coding sequences:
- the LOC124917268 gene encoding 18.1 kDa class I heat shock protein-like, whose protein sequence is MALIPSIFGGRRSNVFFDPFSQDLWDSTFESGLIPFSSSNSSHRETSAFAAARIDWKEMPEAHVFTADLPGLKKDEVKVEVEEDRVLQISGERNKEQEEKTDKWHRLERSSGKFQRRFRLPENAKMEQIKATMENGVLKVTVPKEPEKKPEVKSIDISG, encoded by the coding sequence ATGGCCTTAATTCCGAGCATTTTTGGCGGTCGACGAAGCAACGTCTTCTTCGATCCCTTCTCTCAAGACCTCTGGGATTCGACCTTCGAATCAGGATTAATCCCTTTCTCCTCCTCCAATTCCTCTCACCGCGAGACCTCGGCCTTCGCAGCCGCCAGAATCGACTGGAAGGAAATGCCGGAGGCTCACGTGTTTACGGCAGACTTACCTGGGTTGAAGAAGGACGAGGTCAAAGTGGAGGTCGAAGAAGATCGGGTTCTTCAGATCAGCGGGGAGAGGAACAAAGAACAGGAAGAGAAGACCGATAAGTGGCATCGGCTGGAGCGGAGCAGCGGAAAGTTCCAGCGCCGGTTCAGGTTGCCGGAGAATGCCAAGATGGAGCAGATAAAGGCGACCATGGAGAACGGCGTCCTCAAGGTGACCGTGCCAAAGGAGCCCGAGAAGAAGCCGGAGGTGAAGTCAATTGACATTTCCGGCTAA